The following proteins are co-located in the Macadamia integrifolia cultivar HAES 741 chromosome 3, SCU_Mint_v3, whole genome shotgun sequence genome:
- the LOC122072927 gene encoding TATA-binding protein-associated factor BTAF1 has protein sequence MAQQSSRLHRLLTLLDTGSTQATRFAAARQIGDIARAHPQDLNSLLRKVSQCLRSKNWDTRVAAAHAIGAIAENVKHATMTDLFACVETEMSDVGISAVVDDLIMAWPNFHPKFVAGTSFRSYDISKVLEFGALLASGGQEYDIVGDSNKNPGERIARQKQNLRRRLGLDMCEQFMDVNDMIKDEDLFVEKYNFHVNGMDRRYYTSQSGNRIQQLVANMVPSVISKMPSARELNLLKRKAKINAKDQIKGWTEDGDFEVSYSQNSGTPKGSSADPLSSSKAFMDAPLEEDGFESDGDGRWPFHNFVEQLILDMFDPSWEVRHGSIMGLREILTHQGSSAGVSVPDLCSKNVWSVDFEDKIDLSKTKRGREIDLNIQVGLEESESSLKRQKSEDVFCEEFSIMPSVNKDIDLDARVKVEDGVCRSIPGHINGGFDIGLVKMEQESFVDELQYQQIQQNEGGGMAENSSVEDNSSMKTLNILKDLPESCKLMKLVKLTRHSWIKNLGFLQDCAIRFLCVLSLDRFGDYVSDQVVAPVRETCAQALGAVLKYMHSSLVHETLNILLQMQCRPEWEIRHGSLLGIKYLVAVRREMLHDLLGYVLPACKAGLEDPDDDVRAVAAEALLPAAAAIVSLNGETLHSIVILLWDILLDLDDLSPSTSSVMNLLAEIYSQEEMIPKMFGVLEEKEEFDLNELVQIDEHGAGIKSEENPFILSTLAPRLWPFMRHSITSVRHSAIRTLERLLEAGCRRSSSESKPSCFWPSFILGDTLRIVFQNLLLESNEQILQCSQRVWSLLLQCPEQDLETAARSYFSSWIELATTPYGSPLDATKMFWPVTLPRKSHFKAAAKMRAAKLDNDHSINFGFDSAKGASSQEKNGDVSTNFVKIIVGADGQKSVTHTRVVTASALGILASKLPEESLQFVIDPLWSNLTSLSGVQRQVASMLLVAWFKEIKTRGLVGIHGVMSGFIDQIRQWLLDLLSCTDPSSPTKDSPLPYAELSRTYTKMRNEASLLLRVIESSALLKNMLMSTIINPDTLSVDDAINFASKLLVPSNQAAGEETIERHILDDLEASKQRLLTTSGYLRCVQNNLHVTVSALVAAAVVWMSELPVRLNPIILPLMASIKKEQEEVLQEKAAEALAELIYHCTARKPGPNDKLIKNLCSLTCMDPCETPQAAIINSMEIIDDQDLLSFGRGTGQQKTKVHLLSGGEDRSKVEGFISRRGSELSLKYLCSRFGGFLFDKLPKLWDCLTEVLKPGNPQGLVPTDDQHMMQTINSVKDPQILINNIQVVRSIASMLDDSLKPKLLTLLQCIFTCVRHYHVAVRLAAARCITSMAKSMTLSVMGVVVEKTIPMLGDTTSVHARQGAGVLVSLLVQALGVELVPYAPLLVVPLLRCMSDCNHAVRQSVTHSFAALVPLLPLARGIPPPVGLSENLSKNAEDAQFLEQLLDNSNIDDYKLSTELKVTLRRYQQEGINWLAFLRRFKLHGILCDDMGLGKTLQASAIIASDIAEHRASKNGKDPLSLIICPSTLVGHWAYEIEKFIDPSVMTPLQYVGSAQERISLRCHFEKHNVIITSYDVVRKDIDYLRQQLWNYCILDEGHIIKNAKSKITTAVKQLKAEHRLLLSGTPIQNNVLELWSLFDFLMPGFLGTERQFQATYGKPLVAARDPKCSAKDAEAGALAMEALHKQVMPFLLRRTKDEVLSDLPEKIIQDRYCDLSPVQLRLYEQFSGSDARKEISTLVHVNDSEDTREGNNPSPKASSHVFQALQYLLKLCSHPLLVLGEKIPEYLMCLLSSIMPGIDDIISNLHELHHSPKLVALQEILEECGIGVDASSSEGAIGVGQHRVLIFAQHKALLDIIEKDLFQAHMKSVTYLRLDGSVEPEKRFDIVKAFNSDPTIDVLLLTTHVGGLGLNLTSADTLVFMEHDWNPMRDLQAMDRAHRLGQRKVVNVHRLIMRGTLEEKVMGLQKFKVSVANAVINAENTSMKTMNTDQLLDLFTSAQTSRKGTAVSKSSDGNFNGDPKSVVGGKGLKAILGGLEELWDQSQYTEEYNLNQFLAKLNGA, from the exons ATGGCTCAACAGTCGTCTCGTCTTCATCGTTTGCTCACTCTATTGGACA CTGGTTCAACCCAAGCAACAAGATTTGCAGCTGCGCGTCAGATCGGGGATATTGCAAGGGCACATCCCCAAGATTTGAACTCTCTGCTAAGGAAG GTGTCTCAGTGTCTTCGTAGCAAGAATTGGGATACAAGGGTTGCAGCAGCTCATGCTATTGGGGCTATAGCAGAGAATGTGAAACATGCAACTATGACAGATCTATTTGCATGTGTTGAAACGGAGATGTCAGACGTTGGAATTTCCGCTGTTGTTGATGATCTAATTATGGCatggccaaactttcaccccaaATTTGTGGCAGGGACCTCTTTTAGAAG TTATGACATCAGCAAGGTGTTGGAATTTGGTGCTTTGTTAGCATCTGGAGGCCAG GAATATGATATTGTGGGTGACAGTAACAAGAATCCTGGGGAGCGTATAGCCCGTCAAAAACAGAATCTCCGGCGTCGTTTGG GTTTGGACATGTGTGAGCAGTTCATGGATGTCAATGATATGATCAAAGATGAAGATCTTTTTGTGGAAAAGTACAACTTCCATGTAAATGGGATGGACCGGAGATACTATACATCACAATCTGGAAATCGTATTCAGCAACTAGTTGCAAATATGGTTCCAAGTGTCATTTCTAAAATGCCAAGTGCAAGGGAATTAAATCTCTTGAAACgaaaagcaaaaataaatgCAAAGGATCAAATAAAAGGATGGACAGAGGATGGGGATTTTGAGGTGTCATATTCTCAAAATTCAGGGACACCAAAGGGCTCATCTGCAGATCCACTGAGTTCTAGTAAG GCATTTATGGATGCTCCTCTAGAGGAAGATGGGTTTGAGAGTGATGGAGATGGGCGCTGGCCTTTCCATAATTTTGTTGAACAACTTATTCTTGATATGTTTGATCCCA GTTGGGAGGTGCGCCATGGAAGTATCATGGGTCTAAGAGAAATTTTAACACATCAAGGTTCGTCTGCTGGGGTATCTGTGCCCGACTTGTGCTCAAAAAATGTGTGGTCAGTTGATTTTGAAGATAAAATTGATTTGAGCAAAACAAAGAGAGGACGGGAAATTGATTTGAATATACAAGTGGGATTGGAGGAGTCTGAGTCGAGCTTAAAAAGACAAAAGTCTGAAGATGTATTTTGTGAGGAGTTCAGCATAATGCCTTCTGTGAACAAGGATATTGACCTCGATGCTCGTGTAAAGGTTGAAGATGGTGTATGTAGATCCATCCCTGGGCATATAAATGGTGGATTTGACATTGGTCTTGTTAAGATGGAGCAAGAGTCTTTTGTTGACGAGCTTCAATATCAGCAGATTCAGCAGAATGAAGGTGGTGGTATGGCAGAGAATAGTTCTGTTGAGGATAATAGTTCCATGAAAACATTGAACATACttaaagatctccctgaaagtTGCAAATTGATGAAACTGGTCAAACTGACGAGGCATTCATGGATTAAAAATCTGGGATTCCTTCAAGATTGTGCCATTCGTTTCTTGTGTGTATTGTCATTAGATCG TTTTGGTGATTATGTTTCTGACCAGGTTGTTGCACCAGTGCGTGAAACATGTGCACAAGCACTCGGTGCTGTGCTCAAGTACATGCATTCTTCATTAGTCCATGAGACGCTGAACATCTTGCTGCAAATGCAG TGTAGACCAGAATGGGAAATACGCCATGGCAGCcttttgggtatcaagtatctGGTTGCTGTGCGACGG GAAATGCTTCACGATTTGCTTGGGTATGTTCTTCCTGCATGTAAAGCAGGGCTGGAGGATCCAGATGATGATGTTAGGGCAGTTGCCGCTGAAGCTCTGCTACCTGCTGCAGCTGCCATAGTTTCTCTAAATGGCGAAACTCTGCATTCCATTGTTATTTTACTTTGGGATAtcttgcttgatcttgatgacTTAAGTCCATCCACTAGCAG TGTCATGAACTTATTGGCAGAAATCTATTCCCAGGAAGAAATGATTCCTAAGATGTTTGGTGTGcttgaagagaaagaagagtttGATCTTAATGAATTAGTTCAGATTGATGAACATGGGGCAGGAATCAAGTCTGAGGAGAacccttttattttatctacTCTGGCACCAAGATTGTGGCCGTTTATGAGGCATAGCATTACATCAGTTCGTCATTCAGCCATACGTACTTTG GAGCGGCTGCTTGAAGCGGGATGTAGAAGGAGCTCTTCCGAGTCAAAACCTAGTTGCTTTTggccttcttttattttgggtgatACACTTAGGATTGTGTTTCAGAATCTTCTCCTTGAATCAAATGAACAAATTCTTCAATGTTCTCAGAGGGTTTGGAGTCTCCTACTACAG TGTCCAGAGCAGGATTTGGAAACTGCTGCAAGATCATATTTCTCTTCCTGGATAGAACTTGCAACAACTCCGTATGGTTCACCATTGGATGCTACAAAAATGTTTTGGCCAGTAACCCTTCCTCGGAAAAGTCATTTTAAAGCTGCCGCTAAGATGAGAGCGGCAAAGCTAGACAATGATCACAGTATAAACTTTGGCTTTGATTCTGCAAAAGGAGCTTCTTCACAGGAAAAAAATGGAGATGTGTCTACAAACTTTGTTAAGATAATTGTTGGTGCAGATGGTCAGAAGTCTGTCACTCATACACGCGTAGTTACTGCTTCAGCTTTGGGTATTCTAGCTTCTAAGTTGCCTGAGGAGTCTTTACAGTTTGTCATTGATCCATTATGGAGCAATCTTACCTCCTTGTCTGGGGTCCAGAGACAG GTGGCTTCCATGCTTCTCGTTGCTTGGTTCAAAGAGATTAAGACTAGGGGTTTAGTTGGAATTCACGGGGTTATGTCTGGGTTCATTGATCAAATTAGGCAATGGTTGTTGGATTTGTTATCATGTACTGATCCTTCATCACCTACAAAAGATTCACCACTTCCTTATGCTGAGCTTTCAAGAACTTACACCAAGATGCGCAATGAGGCCAGTCTGTTACTTCGTGTTATTGAATCATCTGCACTGCTCAAGAATATGTTGATGTCTACTATAATTAACCCTGATACATTAAGTGTTGATGATGCAATTAATTTTGCATCTAAACTTTTGGTGCCCAGTAACCAAGCAGCTGGGGAGGAAACTATAGAGAGACACATCCTTGATGATTTGGAAGCATCAAAGCAACGGCTTTTGACAACTTCTGGCTATTTAAGATGTGTTCAG AATAACTTGCATGTCACTGTATCAGCCTTAGTTGCTGCTGCAGTCGTCTGGATGTCTGAGCTGCCTGTCAGACTTAATCCTATTATTTTGCCTTTGATGGCTTCTATAAAAAAAGAGCAG GAGGAAGTACTGCAAGAGAAGGCAGCTGAAGCACTTGCTGAGCTTATTTATCATTGTACTGCACGCAAACCTGGTCCAAATGATAAGTTAATTAAGAACCTTTGCAGCTTGACGTGCATGGATCCTTGCGAGACACCCCAAGCTGCAATCATAAATTCCATGGAGATTATTGATGATCAAGATCTGCTATCTTTTGGAAGAGGTACAGGTCAGCAGAAGACAAAGGTACATTTGCTATCTGGAGGGGAAGACCGGTCAAAGGTTGAAGGCTTCATAAGCCGGCGCGGCTCGGAACTTTCATTGAAGTACTTGTGTTCAAGGTTTGGTGGTTTTCTATTTGATAAGCTTCCTAAATTATGGGATTGCCTTACTGAAGTCCTCAAGCCTGGGAATCCTCAAGGGCTAGTTCCTACAGATGATCAGCATatgatgcaaacaatcaatTCTGTGAAGGATCCACAGATCTTGATAAACAATATCCAG GTGGTACGTTCAATTGCATCTATGCTGGATGATtcattaaaaccaaaattgctCACTCTTCTACAATGTATCTTTACATGTGTGCGCCATTACCATGTTGCTGTAAGATTAGCTGCTGCAAGGTGTATTACCTCAATGGCAAAGTCGATGACATTAAGCGTGATGGGAGTTGTGGTTGAGAAAACAATCCCTATGTTGGGGGATACAACATCTGTTCATGCCAGGCAAGGGGCTGGCGTACTTGTTAGTTTGCTTGTTCAAGCCCTGGGAGTAGAACTAGTTCCATATGCTCCTTTGTTGGTAGTGCCTCTTCTCAGATGTATGAGTGATTGTAATCATGCTGTTAGGCAGAGTGTCACGCATAGTTTTGCTGCCCTTGTACCTCTTCTTCCATTAGCAAGGGGCATTCCACCGCCAGTTGGGTTAAGTGAAAATTTATCTAAAAATGCTGAAGATGCACAGTTCCTTGAGCAACTACTTGACAACTCCAATATTGATGATTACAAGCTTTCCACTGAACTGAAAGTGACATTGAGAAG GTATCAACAGGAGGGTATTAACTGGTTGGCTTTCTTGAGGCGGTTCAAGCTCCATGGGATTTTATGTGATGATATGGGACTCGGGAAAACACTGCAGGCATCAGCAATCATCGCATCTGATATAGCAGAGCACCGTGCTTCCAAGAATGGGAAGGACCCTTTGTCTCTAATTATTTGCCCATCAACACTAGTTGGACATTGGGCATATGAAATAGAGAAATTTATTGATCCTTCTGTAATGACTCCTCTTCAGTATGTTGGTTCTGCTCAAGAGCGTATTTCACTTAGATGTCATTTTGAAAAGCATAATGTCATCATAACATCCTATGACGTAGTCCGCAAGGATATTGACTACCTCAGACAGCAACTCTGGAATTACTGTATTTTAGATGAGGGGCATATTATCAAGAATGCCAAGTCTAAAATTACAACTGCTGTGAAGCAGCTTAAAGCTGAGCACCGTCTTTTATTGAGTGGAACACCAATTCAG AATAATGTCTTGGAGTTATGGTCACTTTTTGACTTTCTAATGCCTGGGTTTCTGGGAACAGAGAGACAA TTCCAAGCCACTTATGGGAAGCCACTGGTAGCAGCTAGGGATCCCAAATGTTCTGCCAAGGATGCTGAAGCAGGGGCACTTGCAATGGAAGCATTACATAAGCAG GTCATGCCCTTCCTCCTCCGTCGAACAAAGGATGAGGTTTTGTCTGATTTGCCTGAGAAAATCATTCAGGACAGATACTGTGATCTGAGCCCTGTCCAGTTAAGACTTTATGAACAGTTTTCTGGTTCAGATGcgagaaaagaaatttccacCTTAGTTCACGTGAATGACTCAGAGGATActagagaaggaaataacccCTCACCAAAAGCATCTTCACATGTCTTCCAG GCACTTCAATACCTGCTGAAGCTCTGTAGTCATCCGTTGCTTGTTCTTGGTGAAAAGATTCCAGAATATCTCATGTGCCTTTTATCCAGTATCATGCCTGGCATTGATGACATCATTTCAAACCTTCATGAACTGCATCACTCTCCAAAATTGGTTGCTCTCCAAGAAATTCTGGAAGAATGTGGAATAGGCGTGGATGCTTCAAGTTCTGAAGGTGCCATTGGTGTTGGGCAGCACAGGGTTTTGATATTTGCTCAGCACAAA GCCCTTCTGGACATAATTGAAAAAGATTTGTTTCAAGCACATATGAAGAG